A single region of the Strigops habroptila isolate Jane chromosome 3, bStrHab1.2.pri, whole genome shotgun sequence genome encodes:
- the MTPN gene encoding myotrophin isoform X1, translating to MTSFIIGFEVMDGLYLLASSCDAAFSMHVVFQYAKHQYVQKQGEDVNRTLEGGRKPLHYAADCGQLEILEFLLLKGADINAPDKHNITPLLSAVYEGHVSCVKLLLSKGADKTVKGPDGLTAFEATDNQAIKTLLQ from the exons ATGACCAGTTTCATAATTGGGTTTGAAGTTATGGATGGTCTGTACTTACTTGCCAGTAGTTGTGATGCTGCCTTTTCTATGCATGTGGTTTTTCAGTATGCAAAACATCAATATGTACAGAAGCAG GGTGAAGATGTCAACCGGACACTTGAAGGTGGGAGGAAGCCTCTTCACTATGCAGCAGACTGCGGACAGCTTGAGATTCTGGAGTTTCTGCTATTGAAAGGAGCTGATATTAAT GCTCCAGACAAACACAATATCACACCACTCCTATCTGCAGTCTATGAGGGCCATGTTTCCTGTGTGAAATTGCTTCTGTCAAAG GGTGCTGATAAGACTGTGAAAGGCCCAGATGGACTAACTGCCTTTGAAGCCACTGACAACCAGGCAATCAAAACTCTTCTTCAGTGA